From a region of the Gordonia sp. PP30 genome:
- a CDS encoding adenosine deaminase — protein sequence MAIPEAITLDSCRLAPKVLLHDHLDGGLRPSTVLDLARENGYDALPADDSDALATWFATAADSGSLETYLETFTHTVAVMQTPHSLTRVARECAEDLSADGVVYAEIRFAPELHTERGMSLDEVVEAVLLGFAEGEELSRDAGRPIVVRCLLTAMRHAARSREIAELAIRFRDRGVVGFDIAGAEAGNPPSRHLDAFEYLRGENSHFTIHAGEAFGLPSIHEAIAFCGADRLGHGVRVIDDITLPPGSSPDQHDYSGAVLGPIADYVRDKRIPLELCPSSNVQTGAVASIAEHPFNVLARLRFRVTVNTDNRLMSNTTMSREFTVLHDAFGYGWADFERFTVNAMKSAFLHFDQRLALIDDVIKPGYAVLLG from the coding sequence ATGGCCATCCCCGAAGCGATCACCCTGGACTCCTGCCGACTCGCACCCAAGGTGCTTCTGCACGACCACCTCGACGGCGGGCTGCGGCCCTCGACCGTGCTGGACCTGGCCCGCGAGAACGGCTACGACGCCCTGCCCGCCGACGACTCCGACGCGCTCGCCACCTGGTTCGCCACGGCCGCCGACTCCGGCTCGCTGGAGACCTATCTGGAGACCTTCACGCACACCGTCGCCGTCATGCAGACCCCGCACTCGCTGACCCGGGTGGCCCGCGAATGCGCGGAGGACCTGTCGGCCGACGGGGTGGTGTACGCGGAGATCCGGTTCGCCCCGGAACTGCACACCGAGCGGGGGATGAGCCTCGACGAGGTGGTCGAGGCGGTGCTGCTCGGATTCGCCGAGGGCGAGGAACTGTCCCGCGACGCGGGGCGGCCGATCGTCGTGCGGTGCCTGCTGACCGCGATGCGGCATGCCGCGCGGTCGCGGGAGATCGCCGAGCTGGCAATCCGGTTCCGGGATCGCGGCGTGGTCGGATTCGACATCGCGGGGGCCGAAGCGGGCAACCCGCCGTCGCGGCATCTCGACGCGTTCGAGTACCTGCGGGGCGAGAACTCCCACTTCACCATCCACGCGGGTGAGGCGTTCGGGCTGCCGTCGATCCACGAGGCGATCGCCTTCTGCGGTGCCGACCGGCTCGGCCACGGCGTCCGCGTCATCGACGACATCACGCTGCCGCCGGGGTCGTCACCCGACCAGCACGACTACTCCGGTGCGGTGCTCGGACCGATCGCCGACTACGTGCGGGACAAGCGGATCCCGCTCGAACTGTGCCCGAGCAGCAACGTGCAGACCGGCGCGGTGGCGTCGATCGCCGAGCATCCCTTCAACGTGCTGGCCCGACTGCGCTTCCGGGTCACGGTGAACACCGACAACCGGCTGATGAGCAACACCACCATGAGCCGCGAGTTCACCGTGCTGCACGACGCCTTCGGCTACGGCTGGGCCGACTTCGAGCGGTTCACCGTCAACGCGATGAAGTCGGCGTTCCTGCACTTCGACCAGCGGCTCGCGCTGATCGACGACGTGATCAAGCCCGGGTACGCGGTGCTCCTCGGCTAA
- the sdhA gene encoding succinate dehydrogenase flavoprotein subunit, whose amino-acid sequence MQEHRFDVVIVGAGGAGMRAAIEAAPRAHTAVLTKLYPTRSHTGAAQGGMCAALANVEEDNWEWHTFDTVKGGDYIVDQDAAELMAKEAIDAVLDLEKMGLPFNRTPEGRIDQRRFGGHTRDHGKAPVRRACYAADRTGHMILQTLYQNCVKHNVEFFNEFYALDLNLTEDENGEPVASGVVAYELATGEIHVFHAKSIVFATGGSGRMYKVTSNAHTLTGDGMGIVFRKGLPLEDMEFHQFHPTGLAGLGILITEGVRGEGGILRNAEGERFMERYAPTIKDLAPRDIVARSMVLEVLEGRGAGPNKDYVLLDVTHIPEETLMAKLPDIMEFSRTYLGVDPVTELVPVYPTCHYVMGGIPTTITGQVLANNEQVVHGLYAAGECACVSVHGANRLGTNSLLDINVFGRRAGIAAAEYANTHGFAPLPENPSAMVENWVAQMLSDHGHENVMTIRTELQQTMNDNAAVFRTEETLNRALEDVRALKARYDHVTVQDKGKRFNSDLLEAIELGFLLELAEVTVVGAINRKESRGGHAREDYPDRDDANYMVHTMAYKKGDGLISEIELDYKPVVQTRYEPMERKY is encoded by the coding sequence ATGCAGGAACATCGCTTTGACGTCGTCATCGTGGGCGCTGGTGGCGCCGGGATGCGCGCGGCCATCGAGGCCGCTCCCCGGGCCCACACCGCGGTGCTGACCAAGCTCTACCCCACCCGCAGCCACACCGGCGCGGCGCAGGGCGGCATGTGCGCCGCCCTGGCCAACGTCGAAGAGGACAACTGGGAGTGGCACACCTTCGACACCGTCAAGGGCGGTGACTACATCGTCGACCAGGACGCCGCCGAGCTGATGGCCAAGGAGGCCATCGACGCGGTGCTCGACCTGGAGAAGATGGGCCTCCCCTTCAACCGCACCCCCGAGGGCCGGATCGACCAGCGCCGTTTCGGCGGCCACACCCGCGATCACGGCAAGGCCCCGGTCCGCCGCGCCTGCTACGCCGCCGACCGCACCGGCCACATGATCCTGCAGACGCTGTACCAGAACTGCGTCAAGCACAACGTGGAGTTCTTCAACGAGTTCTACGCCCTGGACCTCAACCTCACCGAGGACGAGAACGGCGAGCCCGTCGCCAGCGGTGTGGTCGCCTACGAGCTGGCCACCGGCGAGATCCACGTCTTCCACGCGAAGTCGATCGTCTTCGCCACCGGCGGGTCGGGCCGCATGTACAAGGTGACGTCCAACGCGCACACCCTCACCGGTGACGGCATGGGCATCGTCTTCCGCAAGGGCCTGCCGCTGGAGGACATGGAGTTCCACCAGTTCCATCCGACGGGCCTGGCCGGCCTGGGCATCCTCATCACCGAGGGCGTCCGCGGCGAGGGCGGCATCCTCCGCAACGCCGAGGGCGAGCGCTTCATGGAGCGCTACGCCCCGACCATCAAGGACCTCGCGCCGCGCGACATCGTCGCCCGTTCGATGGTGCTCGAGGTGCTGGAAGGCCGCGGCGCCGGCCCGAACAAGGACTACGTGCTCCTGGATGTCACGCACATCCCGGAGGAGACCCTGATGGCCAAGCTGCCGGACATCATGGAGTTCTCGCGCACCTACCTCGGCGTCGATCCGGTGACCGAGCTGGTGCCGGTCTACCCGACCTGTCACTACGTGATGGGCGGCATCCCGACGACGATCACCGGCCAGGTGCTCGCGAACAACGAGCAGGTGGTGCACGGCCTGTACGCGGCCGGCGAGTGCGCCTGCGTGTCGGTGCACGGCGCCAACCGCCTCGGCACCAACTCGCTGCTGGACATCAACGTGTTCGGCCGTCGTGCCGGCATCGCGGCCGCCGAGTACGCCAACACCCACGGCTTCGCGCCGCTGCCGGAGAACCCGTCTGCGATGGTCGAGAACTGGGTGGCCCAGATGCTCAGCGATCACGGTCACGAGAACGTCATGACCATCCGCACCGAGCTGCAGCAGACCATGAACGACAACGCCGCGGTGTTCCGCACCGAGGAGACGCTCAACCGTGCGCTCGAGGACGTCCGCGCCCTCAAGGCCCGCTACGACCACGTCACCGTGCAGGACAAGGGCAAGCGCTTCAACAGCGACCTGCTCGAAGCCATCGAGCTGGGCTTCCTGCTCGAACTGGCCGAGGTCACCGTCGTCGGTGCGATCAACCGCAAGGAGAGCCGCGGCGGCCACGCCCGCGAGGACTACCCCGACCGCGACGACGCGAACTACATGGTGCACACCATGGCGTACAAGAAGGGCGACGGCCTGATCTCGGAGATCGAGCTCGACTACAAGCCCGTCGTTCAGACCCGTTACGAGCCGATGGAGCGGAAGTACTGA
- a CDS encoding thymidine phosphorylase, with amino-acid sequence MTAATDPVSVIGAKRDGGELTTGQIDAVVAGFTAGTVAPEQMSALAMAIVWRGMSRREIADWTAAMIASGRRMDLSGLARGGRALRTVDKHSTGGVGDKITLPLTPLVASYGLAVPQLSGRGLGHTGGTLDKLEAIPGWSASVTPARLRAQLIEVGAVICAASDDLAPADRALYALRDVTGTVASIPLIAASIMSKKIAEGTGALVLDVKVGSGAFMTTYDAAAELARVMVELGSDAGVRTRALLTDMSSPLGRSAGNALEVAEAVEVLAGGGPRDVVELTLALAREMLAAGGLPDVDPAEHLAGGQAMDVWRAMIAAQGGDPGAPLPRAAEICSVAAPSSGFLTRLDALAVGLAAWELGAGRSVPGAAVSPSAGVTWHAAVGDRVSEGAPLLTLHADDPARFDRALARLDGAYEVASDAPAGLPPVDRVIGRVDPSPASG; translated from the coding sequence ATGACGGCCGCGACAGATCCGGTCAGCGTGATCGGCGCCAAACGCGACGGCGGGGAACTGACCACCGGGCAGATCGACGCCGTCGTCGCCGGATTCACCGCGGGCACGGTGGCGCCGGAACAGATGTCGGCGCTGGCGATGGCGATCGTGTGGCGCGGCATGAGCCGCCGGGAGATCGCCGACTGGACCGCGGCGATGATCGCGTCGGGGCGACGGATGGACCTGTCCGGACTCGCTCGCGGCGGGCGGGCGCTGCGAACCGTCGACAAGCACTCCACCGGCGGGGTCGGGGACAAGATCACCCTGCCGCTCACCCCGCTGGTCGCGTCGTACGGGCTCGCGGTGCCCCAGCTGTCCGGCCGCGGCCTCGGACACACCGGCGGGACGCTCGACAAGCTCGAGGCGATTCCCGGGTGGTCGGCGTCGGTGACGCCGGCCCGGCTGCGCGCGCAGCTCATCGAGGTGGGCGCGGTGATCTGTGCGGCGTCCGACGACCTGGCCCCCGCCGACCGGGCGCTCTACGCCCTGCGGGACGTGACCGGAACCGTCGCGTCGATCCCGCTGATCGCGGCGTCGATCATGAGCAAGAAGATTGCCGAGGGCACCGGTGCGCTGGTGCTCGACGTGAAGGTCGGGTCGGGGGCGTTCATGACGACGTACGACGCCGCCGCCGAGCTGGCACGGGTGATGGTCGAACTCGGCTCGGACGCCGGGGTGCGCACTCGTGCGCTGCTCACGGACATGTCGTCGCCGCTGGGCCGGTCCGCGGGCAACGCGCTGGAGGTGGCCGAGGCGGTCGAGGTACTGGCCGGTGGCGGGCCGCGCGACGTCGTCGAACTGACCCTCGCGCTGGCCCGCGAGATGCTCGCCGCCGGCGGTCTGCCCGACGTCGATCCGGCGGAGCACCTGGCCGGCGGTCAGGCGATGGACGTCTGGCGCGCGATGATCGCCGCGCAGGGTGGAGATCCGGGCGCGCCGTTGCCGCGCGCCGCCGAGATCTGCTCGGTGGCGGCGCCGTCGTCCGGCTTTCTCACGCGACTCGATGCGCTCGCCGTCGGCCTGGCCGCCTGGGAACTGGGCGCGGGCCGGTCGGTGCCGGGGGCGGCGGTGTCGCCGAGCGCCGGCGTGACGTGGCACGCCGCGGTCGGTGATCGGGTGAGCGAGGGGGCGCCGCTGCTGACCCTGCACGCCGACGATCCGGCTCGTTTCGACCGCGCTCTCGCACGGCTGGACGGCGCCTACGAGGTCGCGTCGGACGCGCCGGCCGGACTGCCGCCGGTGGACCGGGTGATCGGGCGCGTCGATCCCTCTCCGGCGTCCGGCTGA
- a CDS encoding succinate dehydrogenase hydrophobic membrane anchor subunit, with protein sequence MTVEAKTIITDYDRPPSLDAPRAPRGLSRTNFEKWAWLFMRFSGMFLVILAIGHIFIMLAWSDGVHRIDAAFVLERWRQPFWQIWDLLMLWLAELHGANGLRTVIADYSRNDKTRFWLNFLLAISVILVLVLGTYALLTFGSSS encoded by the coding sequence ATGACTGTTGAAGCCAAGACCATCATCACCGACTACGACCGCCCGCCGAGCCTCGACGCTCCCCGTGCGCCGCGCGGTCTGTCCCGGACCAACTTCGAGAAGTGGGCATGGCTGTTCATGCGCTTCTCGGGCATGTTCCTGGTCATCCTGGCCATCGGCCACATCTTCATCATGCTGGCGTGGAGCGATGGTGTGCACCGGATCGACGCCGCCTTCGTCCTCGAGCGCTGGCGCCAGCCGTTCTGGCAGATCTGGGACCTGCTGATGCTGTGGCTGGCCGAGTTGCACGGCGCCAACGGCCTGCGCACCGTGATCGCCGACTACTCGCGGAACGACAAGACCCGCTTCTGGCTCAACTTCCTCCTGGCGATCTCGGTGATCCTGGTGCTCGTGCTCGGCACCTATGCCCTCCTCACCTTCGGCAGCAGCTCCTAA
- a CDS encoding LLM class F420-dependent oxidoreductase, whose amino-acid sequence MTSGTTDNRIRLGYQIPNFTYPDPLHGVRGPDSDIFPSVLAQARDAQDSGFDTVFVMDHFFQLPGIGAFDEPMLEAYTALGALATGTSSIKLSTLVSGNTYRNPALLAKAVTTLDAVSGGRAVLGIGAGWFEREHDAMGYEFGTFTDRFAKLSEALTIIEPMLRGGRPEVDGEYYSSHGAFASPLVRTDLPIMLGGAGEKKTFALAARYADHINMNCSPDEIPRKLDALAARCEEAGRDRSTLETSLLGFVMMDEDGDVARAMVGEYLRKLGTDPATLDDETFARATARMFVGTPDDVAEQIQTRVLDRGLDGIVFNMVANGHVPGMVRLAGETLAPLFR is encoded by the coding sequence ATGACCTCCGGCACCACCGACAACCGCATCCGGCTCGGCTACCAGATCCCCAACTTCACCTACCCCGATCCGCTGCACGGCGTCCGCGGGCCGGACTCGGACATCTTCCCGTCGGTGCTCGCCCAGGCGCGGGACGCGCAGGACTCCGGCTTCGACACGGTGTTCGTGATGGACCACTTCTTCCAGCTGCCGGGCATCGGCGCGTTCGACGAGCCGATGCTGGAGGCCTACACGGCGCTCGGCGCGCTCGCCACGGGGACGTCGTCGATCAAGCTGTCGACGCTGGTCAGCGGAAACACCTACCGGAATCCGGCGCTGCTGGCCAAGGCCGTCACCACCCTTGACGCGGTGAGCGGCGGCCGCGCCGTGCTCGGGATCGGCGCGGGCTGGTTCGAGCGCGAGCACGACGCGATGGGCTACGAGTTCGGGACCTTCACCGACCGGTTCGCCAAGCTTTCGGAGGCGCTGACGATCATCGAACCGATGCTGCGTGGCGGGCGGCCCGAGGTGGACGGCGAGTACTACTCGTCGCACGGGGCGTTCGCGAGCCCGCTGGTGCGGACCGATCTGCCGATCATGCTCGGCGGGGCGGGCGAGAAGAAGACTTTCGCGCTCGCCGCCCGCTACGCCGACCACATCAACATGAACTGCTCGCCCGACGAGATCCCCCGCAAGCTCGACGCGCTCGCCGCCCGCTGCGAGGAGGCGGGCCGCGACCGGTCGACGCTGGAGACCAGCCTGCTCGGCTTCGTGATGATGGACGAGGACGGCGACGTCGCCCGGGCGATGGTGGGCGAATATCTCCGCAAGCTCGGCACCGACCCGGCCACGCTCGACGACGAGACCTTCGCGCGCGCCACCGCGCGCATGTTCGTCGGCACGCCCGACGACGTCGCCGAGCAGATTCAGACCCGGGTCCTCGACCGCGGGCTGGACGGGATCGTGTTCAACATGGTCGCGAACGGCCATGTTCCGGGGATGGTGCGCCTCGCGGGCGAGACCCTGGCTCCGCTGTTCAGGTAG
- a CDS encoding serine hydrolase, whose product MRLHHVFRSLPALVAAAMIVASVPLTAPAAAAPGDASSVVPTGSPAATTTPAPDQSCPHRATPPPAVDDSETVAPGDTTPAPLPVPAAPVGGNRLGDCGVIADPAAGPTPADLTSQGWLIADLDSGHIIATQDPHGRFRPASTIKTLLALVALEDLDLNKPVEDNARDWSMEGDACGVGPGGKYTIRDIVTGLLVVSGNDCANILARELGGYDETLAKMNAKAKSLGALDTRAASPSGLDAAGMSTSPYDLAVIFRAGMRNPEFAKLVSTKTYEFPGYPPRKDVPGDENHPAYLMQNSNSLLVQGVPGMTILGGKTGYTDDAKKTFVGAAERDGRKILIVQMYGLTEGTNTYHDQAVRMFEYGFAAPASVSVGTLDNPAAQHAHLTATQTRAAPSGSDSLALGVLPAVLIIVVVLAGAALLVFAIRRHRRRASVPGDDTTGSEQ is encoded by the coding sequence ATGCGCCTGCACCACGTGTTCCGGAGTCTGCCCGCCCTGGTCGCGGCCGCGATGATCGTCGCGTCGGTGCCGCTGACCGCACCGGCCGCCGCGGCGCCGGGCGACGCGTCCAGCGTCGTGCCGACCGGAAGTCCTGCCGCCACCACCACGCCGGCCCCGGATCAGTCGTGCCCGCATCGGGCCACCCCGCCGCCCGCGGTCGACGATTCCGAGACCGTCGCCCCCGGCGACACCACCCCCGCTCCCCTGCCGGTGCCCGCCGCGCCGGTCGGCGGGAATCGGCTCGGCGACTGCGGGGTGATCGCCGATCCGGCGGCCGGCCCGACCCCGGCCGATCTGACCTCGCAGGGCTGGCTGATCGCCGATCTGGACAGCGGCCACATCATCGCCACCCAGGACCCGCACGGCCGGTTCCGCCCGGCCTCGACCATCAAGACCCTGCTCGCACTGGTCGCCCTGGAGGACCTCGACCTGAACAAGCCGGTCGAGGACAACGCCCGCGACTGGTCCATGGAGGGCGACGCCTGCGGTGTCGGGCCGGGCGGCAAGTACACCATCCGCGACATCGTGACCGGCCTCCTCGTGGTCTCCGGCAACGACTGCGCCAACATCCTGGCCCGCGAACTCGGCGGCTACGACGAGACGCTGGCCAAGATGAACGCGAAGGCGAAGTCGCTCGGCGCGCTGGACACCCGCGCCGCCTCCCCGTCCGGGCTGGATGCCGCCGGAATGTCGACGTCGCCCTACGATCTCGCCGTGATCTTCCGCGCCGGCATGCGGAATCCCGAGTTCGCGAAGCTGGTGTCGACCAAGACCTACGAGTTCCCCGGCTACCCGCCCCGCAAGGACGTCCCCGGCGACGAGAACCATCCCGCCTACCTGATGCAGAACTCCAACTCGCTGCTGGTGCAGGGTGTGCCGGGCATGACCATCCTGGGCGGCAAGACCGGCTACACCGACGACGCGAAGAAGACCTTCGTCGGCGCCGCCGAGCGCGACGGCCGCAAGATCCTGATCGTGCAGATGTACGGCCTCACCGAGGGCACCAACACGTACCACGACCAGGCGGTCCGGATGTTCGAGTACGGCTTCGCGGCGCCGGCGTCGGTCTCGGTGGGCACCCTGGACAACCCCGCCGCGCAGCATGCGCACCTCACCGCGACGCAGACCCGCGCGGCCCCGTCGGGCTCGGATTCGCTCGCGCTCGGCGTGCTGCCGGCGGTACTGATCATCGTGGTGGTGCTCGCCGGCGCCGCGCTGCTGGTCTTCGCGATCCGGCGCCACCGTCGTCGCGCCTCGGTGCCGGGCGACGACACCACCGGCTCAGAGCAGTAG
- a CDS encoding succinate dehydrogenase iron-sulfur subunit produces the protein MTATLENDSVAAQPTPPVPDGATMVTLKIYRFNPEDPDAQGFESFRVPALPSDRLLSLLLYVKGYLDGTLTFRRSCAHGVCGSDAMRINGVNRLACKLLMKDLLPKDSTKEITITIEPIKGLPVEKDLVVDMEPFFDAYRAIKPFLITDGHLPSKEFIQSQTDRARFDDTTKCILCACCTTSCPVFWTEGSYFGPAAIVNAHRFIFDSRDKGTVERLDILNDADGVWRCRTTFNCTDACPRGIQVTQAIQEVKRALMFSR, from the coding sequence ATGACTGCCACCCTCGAAAACGATTCGGTCGCTGCCCAGCCGACGCCGCCGGTTCCGGACGGCGCGACGATGGTCACGCTGAAGATCTACCGGTTCAACCCGGAGGATCCGGACGCCCAGGGCTTCGAGAGCTTCCGCGTCCCGGCACTCCCCTCGGACCGTCTGCTCAGCCTGCTGCTGTACGTCAAGGGCTACCTCGACGGCACCCTGACCTTCCGCCGCAGCTGCGCGCACGGCGTGTGCGGCAGCGACGCGATGCGGATCAACGGTGTCAACCGGCTGGCCTGCAAGCTCCTCATGAAGGACCTGCTGCCGAAGGACTCCACCAAGGAGATCACCATCACCATCGAGCCCATCAAGGGACTCCCGGTGGAGAAGGACCTCGTGGTCGACATGGAGCCCTTCTTCGACGCCTACCGCGCGATCAAGCCGTTCCTGATCACCGACGGCCACCTGCCGTCGAAGGAGTTCATCCAGTCGCAGACCGACCGCGCCCGCTTCGACGACACCACCAAGTGCATCCTATGTGCGTGCTGCACCACCAGCTGCCCGGTGTTCTGGACCGAGGGCTCCTACTTCGGCCCGGCCGCGATCGTCAACGCACACCGGTTCATCTTCGACAGCCGCGACAAGGGCACCGTCGAGCGGCTGGACATCCTGAACGACGCGGACGGCGTCTGGCGCTGCCGCACCACCTTCAACTGCACCGATGCGTGCCCGCGTGGCATTCAGGTGACGCAGGCGATCCAAGAGGTCAAGCGCGCCCTGATGTTCTCGCGATAA
- a CDS encoding cytidine deaminase has protein sequence MTTEIDFDALRAAARDVMTRAYAPYSGFPVGAAGIGSQSRIVAGCNVENVSYGLGVCAEVAMVAVAVSSGVRRLRAVSVCDPDGRVLLPCGRCRQVLLEFGGPGLVVDTPAGPRALAELLPEAFGPADLERADGRK, from the coding sequence ATGACGACTGAAATCGACTTCGACGCCTTGCGTGCCGCCGCGCGGGACGTGATGACCAGGGCTTACGCCCCCTATTCGGGCTTTCCGGTCGGGGCGGCCGGCATCGGATCGCAGAGCCGCATCGTCGCCGGATGCAATGTGGAGAATGTCTCATACGGGCTCGGTGTGTGCGCGGAAGTGGCGATGGTCGCGGTGGCCGTTTCGTCCGGTGTTCGACGCCTCCGCGCGGTCTCGGTCTGCGACCCGGACGGCCGGGTGCTGCTGCCCTGCGGGCGGTGCCGTCAGGTGCTGCTCGAGTTCGGCGGACCGGGCCTCGTCGTCGACACTCCGGCCGGTCCGCGGGCGCTCGCCGAACTCCTGCCCGAGGCGTTCGGTCCGGCCGATCTCGAGCGCGCGGACGGCCGGAAATGA
- the sdhC gene encoding succinate dehydrogenase, cytochrome b556 subunit: MSTPTEVAPDPVRKRSLYRGDPGMWAWVLQRITGVSIFFFLFVHVLDTAVIRVNQNTYTEIIHTYQTWYIGLMEIGLVFCVLYHALNGIRVILIDFWGSGPKYQRQMLWIAMTVFAVVFIAGAVRLLQILIVHTF, translated from the coding sequence ATGAGCACCCCCACCGAGGTTGCACCGGATCCGGTGCGCAAACGCTCCCTGTACCGCGGAGACCCCGGGATGTGGGCCTGGGTGCTCCAGCGCATCACGGGCGTCTCGATCTTCTTCTTCCTCTTCGTGCACGTGCTCGACACCGCGGTGATCCGGGTGAACCAGAACACGTACACGGAGATCATCCACACCTACCAGACCTGGTACATCGGCCTGATGGAGATCGGCCTGGTCTTCTGCGTCCTGTACCACGCGCTGAACGGTATCCGGGTGATCCTCATCGACTTCTGGGGTAGCGGACCCAAGTACCAGCGGCAGATGCTGTGGATCGCGATGACGGTCTTCGCGGTGGTCTTCATCGCCGGCGCCGTCCGCCTGCTGCAGATCCTCATCGTCCACACCTTCTAG
- a CDS encoding DUF222 domain-containing protein produces MTDVFAARWTAMDFTPAGMVAPDAADDEKTQCREWIVYAEAAWRGQAFLYWQQIHAIGQFLDITLAALDDRVCGGEEQKDLFDPYTQAVEVFAIVFAGNRRAARTLVGVAIAASERLPKTADLLREAVISPEMFVTVVDRTDIVDERGVMERVDDDLATALARAGHVSVKAAGQIADRIATTHDAEASRKRHEKAQRRKNVTRRDYAEGLGGIHVTADAEETRLAYEAVEAMVAGVCPNDPRTMGARRSAAAIACLRGLPFTCACPDKTTCTATLTDAQISERQARIIVHAVCRKSTLTGQDDQPGFLDGHGPISADHARDLTRRPDALVRDLDLDKLLTPHSAATATATATAAGPDASSRRSSGLHAGRGLDTMAGSVATGDNPAGTAAQHGADTEATGSPGPAAEIRPPDEHKHEHDHGDEQVDGHDHADGAGRAGSGRATDSGAAESSSTATDEQHRDTTNSTDSTDSTGDDSGAHGAAPAAFLTGGAQPGDPYRPTAALDVLVRALFGTCTIPGCHQPAWRCELDHCEEYDQVCPASGGSTCLCNVNPKCQRHRLLKTRLGASNPADGWVDEQWIDDDGTVWTAITVHGMTFETRAPNQWLFPQLTGVRCAHQSQAPPEPGPHVPAGPGNEGGYTPRGGLRAATAYKHAWRRTERTRLRREHARAAEAAGPPPF; encoded by the coding sequence GTGACCGATGTATTCGCCGCCCGCTGGACGGCTATGGACTTCACTCCGGCCGGGATGGTCGCCCCCGACGCCGCTGACGATGAGAAGACGCAGTGTCGCGAGTGGATCGTGTATGCCGAGGCGGCGTGGCGGGGTCAGGCGTTCCTGTATTGGCAGCAGATCCATGCGATCGGCCAGTTCCTCGACATCACCCTCGCCGCACTCGATGACCGGGTGTGCGGCGGGGAAGAGCAGAAGGACTTGTTCGATCCGTACACGCAGGCCGTGGAGGTGTTCGCGATCGTGTTCGCCGGGAACCGGCGCGCTGCCCGGACTCTGGTCGGCGTCGCGATCGCCGCGTCAGAGCGTCTCCCGAAGACGGCGGACCTGTTGCGGGAGGCTGTGATCTCGCCGGAGATGTTCGTGACGGTGGTCGACCGCACCGACATCGTTGATGAGCGCGGCGTGATGGAGCGGGTCGATGACGACCTCGCCACGGCCCTGGCTCGGGCGGGGCATGTCTCGGTGAAGGCGGCCGGGCAGATCGCCGACCGGATCGCCACCACCCATGACGCCGAGGCGAGCCGGAAACGACACGAGAAGGCACAGCGCCGGAAGAATGTCACCCGGCGCGACTACGCGGAAGGGCTGGGCGGGATTCATGTCACCGCTGACGCCGAGGAGACTCGCCTGGCCTATGAGGCGGTGGAGGCGATGGTCGCCGGGGTCTGCCCGAATGACCCCCGCACCATGGGGGCGCGGCGGTCGGCGGCGGCGATCGCGTGTCTACGGGGATTACCGTTCACCTGTGCCTGCCCGGACAAGACCACCTGCACCGCGACCCTGACCGACGCGCAGATTTCTGAGCGGCAGGCACGGATCATCGTGCACGCGGTGTGCCGCAAGTCCACCCTGACCGGGCAGGACGATCAGCCCGGGTTCCTCGATGGTCACGGCCCGATCAGCGCCGACCATGCCCGCGACCTCACCCGCCGCCCCGACGCACTGGTGCGGGACCTCGACCTGGACAAACTCCTGACCCCACACTCGGCGGCAACAGCAACAGCAACGGCAACGGCAGCGGGGCCTGACGCGTCTTCCCGCCGATCGAGTGGACTCCATGCTGGTCGAGGTCTCGATACGATGGCCGGGTCCGTGGCGACCGGTGACAACCCGGCCGGCACCGCGGCCCAGCACGGCGCGGACACCGAGGCCACTGGCAGCCCCGGTCCCGCGGCCGAGATCCGGCCACCCGACGAGCACAAGCACGAGCACGACCACGGCGACGAGCAGGTTGACGGTCACGACCACGCTGATGGCGCGGGCCGTGCAGGTTCCGGCCGCGCCACCGATTCCGGCGCGGCGGAGTCGAGCAGCACCGCCACCGACGAACAACACCGAGACACCACCAACAGCACCGATAGCACCGATAGCACCGGAGACGACAGCGGTGCCCACGGCGCGGCTCCGGCCGCGTTCCTGACCGGCGGCGCCCAGCCCGGCGACCCCTACCGGCCGACCGCGGCCCTGGACGTCCTGGTCCGCGCCCTGTTCGGCACGTGCACGATCCCGGGCTGTCACCAGCCGGCGTGGCGCTGCGAGTTGGATCACTGCGAGGAATACGACCAGGTGTGCCCGGCCTCGGGCGGCTCGACCTGTTTGTGCAATGTCAACCCCAAGTGTCAGCGTCATCGCCTCCTGAAAACCCGCCTCGGCGCGTCGAACCCCGCAGACGGGTGGGTCGATGAGCAGTGGATCGACGACGACGGCACCGTCTGGACCGCGATCACCGTCCACGGCATGACGTTCGAGACCCGCGCACCGAACCAGTGGCTGTTCCCCCAGCTCACCGGGGTGAGGTGTGCCCACCAGTCCCAAGCACCACCCGAACCCGGCCCACACGTACCGGCAGGCCCCGGGAACGAGGGCGGATACACACCCAGGGGCGGTCTGCGGGCGGCCACCGCCTACAAACACGCCTGGCGCCGCACCGAACGCACCCGCCTGCGCCGAGAACACGCACGCGCCGCCGAGGCCGCCGGACCACCACCGTTCTGA